A single Bacillus sp. OxB-1 DNA region contains:
- the helD gene encoding RNA polymerase recycling motor HelD, whose product MNVELREEQERVNSVMETITEQIQRLEDETSRRRNEVVKIRKHFWDEVKVNLDTFDDYLETIIGLRQEAQALSVNQSTHRHASKRLASLRRMQEMPYFGRIDFMEEETPTAERIYIGISTLMDPSGEDILIYDWRAPISSIYYDYPPGPAKYTTPGGIIYGTLERKWQYLIRGGVIQSMFDTSLTIGDEILQEVLGKGTDTHMHSIVATIQQEQNRIIRHDQGRMLIVHGAAGSGKTSAALQRVAYLLYKNRDVLTADQIILFSPNSLFNSYVSNVLPELGEENMQQVTFQEYLDHRLAREFQVENPYDQLEYVLTATDDPIYSTRMASIRFKASAYFFEAIQAYRKSLEKAGMVFRRITFRGETIVTAKQIAERFYSRDTELRFHSRLEKLKDWLLKQIDATETRERAHPWVQEEIELLGDEEYDKAFTYLAKKRGFQGEAVHDYEMEPEALARYIVRQKLRPVRKRIKALRFINIKGIYRNLFTDPNRISQWMDLEAPEEWPAICQSTVKMLGDGKLFYEDATPFLLLNELIQGFQTNSSIKHILVDEAQDYSPFQFEFLKRLFPSAKMTVLGDFNQAIFAHASEMVDFQMLTNLYGPDETVAINLTRSYRSTRPIVEFTRGLVPNGERIEAFDRDGEKPLLTQLDNQAELHRSIVSKVADLRERPYHTIAIICKSAAESAAAYESLSDIEDLKLVKSGSVEYEQGVVVIPAYLAKGIEFDAVLIYDASAESYGDDSLRRLFYTACTRAMHHLHIYSVGEPSPLLR is encoded by the coding sequence ATGAACGTGGAACTTCGCGAGGAGCAAGAACGAGTGAACAGCGTCATGGAGACGATTACGGAGCAGATCCAGAGATTGGAGGACGAAACTTCCAGACGTCGGAATGAAGTCGTGAAAATCCGCAAACATTTTTGGGATGAAGTAAAAGTGAATCTGGATACGTTCGATGATTATTTGGAGACGATCATCGGCTTACGCCAAGAAGCTCAGGCGCTGTCCGTCAATCAAAGCACCCATCGACATGCCTCAAAGAGATTAGCCTCCCTGCGGCGGATGCAAGAGATGCCCTATTTCGGACGCATCGATTTCATGGAAGAAGAAACTCCTACCGCAGAACGGATTTACATCGGCATCTCTACGCTCATGGATCCAAGCGGCGAAGACATCCTGATTTACGATTGGAGGGCCCCCATCTCGAGTATCTACTACGACTACCCGCCAGGTCCCGCCAAGTATACTACCCCAGGCGGTATCATTTACGGCACACTGGAGAGAAAATGGCAGTACCTCATCCGCGGCGGCGTGATCCAATCGATGTTCGACACGAGCCTGACAATCGGGGACGAGATTTTACAAGAAGTGCTCGGTAAAGGGACAGACACGCATATGCACAGTATCGTAGCCACCATTCAGCAGGAACAAAACCGGATCATTCGGCACGACCAGGGGCGGATGCTCATTGTGCACGGCGCTGCCGGCAGCGGGAAGACATCGGCCGCCCTGCAGCGAGTGGCTTATTTACTCTATAAAAATCGGGACGTGCTGACGGCCGATCAAATCATTCTTTTTTCACCGAATTCTTTATTTAATAGTTACGTTTCCAATGTGTTGCCCGAACTCGGCGAGGAAAATATGCAGCAGGTCACATTCCAGGAATACTTGGATCATCGGCTGGCTCGGGAGTTTCAAGTCGAGAATCCGTACGACCAATTGGAATACGTTTTGACAGCGACGGATGATCCCATCTACAGTACACGAATGGCAAGCATCCGATTCAAGGCGAGCGCCTATTTTTTCGAAGCGATCCAAGCATACCGGAAGTCGTTGGAAAAGGCTGGAATGGTATTCAGACGGATCACTTTCAGAGGCGAGACAATCGTAACCGCCAAACAAATCGCGGAACGGTTTTACAGCCGTGACACCGAACTCCGCTTTCATAGCCGACTTGAAAAACTGAAGGATTGGCTACTGAAGCAGATTGACGCTACGGAAACGCGCGAACGGGCCCATCCATGGGTACAGGAAGAAATCGAATTGCTGGGCGATGAGGAGTACGATAAAGCCTTCACCTATTTGGCGAAAAAGCGCGGCTTTCAAGGAGAGGCGGTCCATGATTATGAAATGGAGCCCGAAGCGTTAGCGCGCTACATCGTCCGCCAGAAGCTAAGGCCTGTGCGAAAACGGATCAAGGCGCTGCGGTTCATTAACATCAAGGGGATCTATAGGAATCTGTTTACAGATCCCAACCGGATCAGCCAATGGATGGACCTGGAAGCACCAGAAGAATGGCCTGCTATTTGCCAGTCAACCGTGAAAATGTTGGGCGACGGGAAATTATTTTACGAAGATGCCACCCCATTTTTATTACTAAACGAGCTGATTCAAGGCTTTCAGACGAACAGTTCCATTAAACATATACTTGTGGACGAGGCGCAAGACTATTCCCCGTTTCAATTCGAGTTTTTGAAGCGTCTCTTCCCTTCCGCCAAAATGACCGTGCTCGGTGATTTTAATCAAGCCATATTCGCCCATGCCAGTGAAATGGTTGATTTCCAAATGCTGACCAACTTATATGGGCCGGATGAAACGGTGGCGATCAACTTGACCCGCAGCTACCGATCCACGAGGCCAATCGTCGAATTCACCCGCGGTCTCGTACCGAACGGCGAACGGATTGAAGCGTTCGACCGCGATGGCGAAAAGCCCCTATTGACACAACTGGACAATCAAGCGGAATTGCATCGCTCCATCGTGTCCAAAGTGGCAGACTTGCGGGAACGGCCGTATCACACCATTGCCATCATCTGCAAATCTGCTGCGGAAAGCGCGGCTGCCTACGAATCCTTGAGCGATATCGAAGATTTGAAACTCGTGAAAAGCGGATCGGTTGAATACGAACAAGGCGTTGTCGTCATACCGGCATATTTGGCCAAAGGCATCGAATTCGACGCAGTCCTCATTTATGACGCGTCCGCGGAAAGTTACGGTGATGACAGCTTGCGCAGATTATTTTACACAGCCTGCACCCGGGCGATGCATCATTTGCACATATACAGCGTAGGCGAACCGAGCCCTTTGTTACGGTGA
- a CDS encoding ABC transporter permease: protein MQFNDQVDFIRQHLKKNRMRVFMTVLAATMGTAFLIVLASVGFGLHETIRSEVLDNRLVTEIEVYEGDIDEQKMEEWKKSEHVKAVIQRWRLDLPYETQMDGYKGYHNMTVTSFEEEQKAGFALAEGRLPEKQGEVVIGYHFASQLYEESTAEEAEPASYDGELLGKRFTYFIGNAEGEMLENGIPLTIVGIAKEPTKEWVVDERVFADNSIVPLLYEMYGAEDAEIFYRNTNVYADDLENVKVVSEQLRNEGYSVYSISDELDQLDIFFTALKAGLVFVGTIAILIASIGIFNTMTMAVTERTREIGVMKAIGADPKLIQRLFFMESAWIGLVGTVLAVLISYGVSMIANWVLPIIVASASGEESFEELGVVFSIIPWQLVVIASVISLSVAILSGWRPARKATKIDVIDALRQEL from the coding sequence ATGCAGTTTAACGACCAGGTGGATTTCATCCGTCAACATTTGAAGAAAAACAGGATGCGCGTCTTCATGACAGTACTCGCAGCGACGATGGGAACGGCATTTTTGATTGTCCTCGCATCGGTCGGATTTGGGCTGCATGAGACGATTCGGAGCGAGGTGCTGGACAATCGTCTTGTGACGGAAATAGAAGTGTATGAAGGCGACATCGATGAACAAAAAATGGAGGAATGGAAGAAATCGGAGCATGTGAAAGCGGTCATTCAGAGATGGAGACTGGATTTGCCGTACGAGACGCAGATGGACGGCTACAAAGGGTACCATAATATGACGGTCACTTCTTTCGAGGAGGAACAGAAAGCCGGGTTCGCCTTGGCGGAAGGGCGTCTTCCGGAAAAGCAAGGTGAGGTCGTGATCGGCTATCATTTTGCGAGTCAACTGTACGAAGAATCGACGGCGGAAGAGGCCGAGCCGGCATCATATGATGGGGAGTTGCTCGGGAAGCGGTTCACGTATTTCATTGGCAACGCGGAGGGCGAGATGCTGGAAAACGGCATCCCGTTGACGATTGTCGGGATTGCGAAGGAGCCGACGAAAGAGTGGGTCGTGGATGAGCGAGTGTTTGCCGATAACTCGATTGTTCCGCTTTTATATGAAATGTACGGGGCGGAGGACGCAGAAATATTTTACCGGAATACGAATGTGTATGCCGATGATTTAGAAAACGTCAAAGTGGTGAGCGAGCAATTGCGGAACGAAGGCTATTCGGTCTATTCGATCTCCGATGAACTCGATCAGCTCGATATTTTCTTCACAGCGTTGAAGGCGGGTCTTGTCTTCGTCGGGACGATTGCGATCTTGATTGCGTCCATTGGGATTTTCAATACGATGACGATGGCGGTGACGGAGCGGACTCGCGAAATCGGAGTCATGAAAGCGATCGGGGCGGATCCGAAACTGATTCAACGACTGTTCTTTATGGAAAGTGCGTGGATTGGGCTCGTTGGGACAGTGCTTGCTGTTTTGATTTCTTACGGGGTGAGTATGATTGCCAACTGGGTGCTGCCGATCATCGTGGCATCCGCAAGTGGGGAAGAAAGCTTCGAAGAACTTGGTGTCGTGTTCTCGATCATTCCATGGCAGCTCGTTGTCATCGCTTCTGTGATCAGCTTGTCCGTCGCCATCCTGTCCGGGTGGCGCCCCGCACGGAAAGCGACGAAAATTGACGTCATCGACGCATTGCGTCAGGAATTGTAA
- a CDS encoding ABC transporter ATP-binding protein: MIQIHQLNHSFVIGKKGKEQRIPVLKNLSFDVRKGEIVSIVGRSGSGKSTLLHILAGFLKPDSGEIHVDGTKTSSFNETESAQFRLDHFGFIFQNFQLMPGLTAFENVELPLKLKGMNRKERQAKVERLMQHVGLRGVQDHYPNELSGGQQQRVSIARALITDPPIILADEPTGSLDSETEQDILLLIQSLNRTLGITFVIITHDEEVAESAHRTYRMHDGELVEGGVSHAV; the protein is encoded by the coding sequence TTGATACAGATCCATCAATTGAACCATTCATTCGTCATCGGAAAAAAAGGGAAGGAACAGCGGATTCCGGTGTTGAAAAATTTGTCATTCGACGTGAGAAAAGGGGAAATCGTTTCGATCGTCGGCCGGAGCGGCTCGGGGAAATCGACGCTGCTTCATATACTAGCCGGTTTTTTGAAGCCGGATAGTGGGGAGATTCATGTGGACGGTACGAAGACGTCTTCCTTCAATGAAACCGAAAGTGCCCAATTCCGGCTGGACCATTTCGGTTTCATCTTTCAAAACTTCCAGCTCATGCCCGGATTGACGGCATTTGAAAATGTTGAGCTGCCACTGAAGTTAAAGGGGATGAACCGGAAGGAGAGACAGGCGAAAGTGGAACGGCTTATGCAGCATGTCGGCCTTCGCGGCGTCCAGGACCATTATCCGAATGAATTATCGGGCGGCCAGCAACAGCGTGTCAGCATCGCCCGTGCGCTCATCACCGATCCGCCGATTATTTTGGCGGATGAACCGACGGGCAGCCTCGATTCGGAGACGGAGCAGGACATTTTGCTGCTCATCCAGTCGCTCAATCGTACGCTCGGTATTACGTTCGTCATCATCACCCACGATGAGGAAGTGGCCGAATCGGCGCACCGGACGTACCGGATGCATGATGGGGAACTCGTGGAAGGCGGTGTGTCCCATGCAGTTTAA
- a CDS encoding macrolide family glycosyltransferase: protein MSKIVFFSIPAHGHTNPTIPVVAELVKRGHQVWYYSFVEFQERIEAAGAVFIACDDFLPPLSEEELERKAGKDFAALIEMVADTTIAMDEKVCQELREIEPDCIVSDSICFWGKLFAMKLGIPYICSTTTFAFNKHTAKLMKRSLWEIGKMIVGMPRINKKIRLLRDHGYKVENFISIIQNDNETDTIVYTSKEFQPMADTFSDRYAFVGPSINLPLTVKEKKSRKVIYVSLGTVLNQNHDFYRNCIRAFAGKEYEVVMSVGGKTDISSLGGIPGNFTVKQSVDQLAILQRADVFITHSGMNSVNESLFFGVPLVLFPQHGEQRMVAERVVGLGAGVMLKGKKPKDLEAAVAEVLVDAAYLKRAKELSRTLRDAGGATKAADVILNKIL, encoded by the coding sequence ATGAGCAAGATCGTCTTCTTTTCGATACCCGCCCACGGACATACGAACCCGACCATCCCGGTTGTGGCCGAGTTGGTGAAGCGGGGCCATCAAGTTTGGTATTATTCGTTTGTGGAATTTCAGGAGCGGATAGAAGCGGCGGGCGCTGTTTTTATTGCGTGCGACGATTTCTTGCCTCCGCTGTCCGAGGAAGAGCTGGAACGCAAGGCCGGGAAGGATTTTGCTGCGTTGATCGAAATGGTGGCCGATACGACGATCGCGATGGATGAAAAGGTTTGCCAGGAGTTAAGGGAAATCGAGCCGGATTGCATCGTTTCGGATTCCATTTGCTTCTGGGGGAAGCTATTTGCCATGAAACTAGGAATCCCTTATATTTGTTCGACGACCACGTTCGCGTTCAATAAGCATACCGCCAAGCTGATGAAGCGGAGTTTGTGGGAAATAGGAAAAATGATTGTAGGGATGCCGAGGATCAATAAGAAAATCCGATTGCTTCGGGACCATGGCTACAAGGTGGAGAATTTCATATCAATCATTCAAAATGACAACGAAACGGACACCATTGTTTACACTTCGAAGGAATTTCAACCGATGGCGGATACCTTTTCTGACCGATACGCTTTTGTTGGACCTTCGATCAATCTGCCATTGACAGTGAAAGAGAAAAAGAGCAGGAAAGTGATCTATGTCTCTCTTGGTACCGTGTTGAATCAAAATCACGACTTTTACCGTAACTGTATACGGGCCTTCGCAGGGAAGGAGTATGAGGTCGTCATGTCGGTTGGCGGGAAAACAGACATTTCCTCCCTTGGCGGCATCCCGGGGAATTTCACAGTGAAACAGTCTGTCGATCAGCTGGCGATATTGCAGCGGGCGGATGTTTTTATTACACATAGCGGTATGAACAGTGTGAATGAAAGTCTGTTTTTCGGGGTTCCGTTGGTTTTATTTCCCCAGCATGGTGAACAGCGAATGGTGGCTGAGCGGGTTGTGGGGCTTGGGGCCGGGGTCATGCTGAAAGGGAAGAAGCCGAAAGATTTGGAAGCGGCCGTGGCCGAGGTGCTAGTGGACGCGGCGTATTTGAAACGTGCCAAGGAATTGTCGAGAACGTTGCGGGATGCGGGTGGGGCGACGAAAGCGGCTGACGTGATTTTGAACAAGATACTTTAA
- a CDS encoding helix-turn-helix domain-containing protein, which yields MKNMIGMNIRVLRKRNRLSQEQLAEKVDVSRQTVAKWENGEALPDIYKCKILSDVFQVTLDELSQSMSEEEANHLAPKGKRFFGVVKVGERGQIVIPKQARDLYRIQAGDKLVILGEDETKGIAVLKSEGFLEFAELIRKSELKADDPE from the coding sequence ATGAAAAATATGATCGGTATGAATATCCGCGTGTTGCGTAAAAGGAACAGATTGAGTCAGGAACAGTTGGCGGAAAAGGTGGATGTTTCGCGGCAGACCGTAGCGAAGTGGGAAAATGGGGAGGCCTTGCCGGATATTTATAAATGCAAGATTTTGAGCGATGTTTTCCAAGTGACATTGGATGAATTGTCCCAGAGTATGAGTGAGGAAGAAGCGAATCATCTCGCTCCGAAGGGGAAGCGGTTTTTCGGTGTCGTCAAGGTGGGGGAGCGGGGCCAGATTGTCATTCCGAAACAGGCACGGGATCTGTACCGCATCCAAGCGGGTGATAAACTCGTCATTTTGGGAGAGGACGAGACGAAAGGGATCGCCGTTTTGAAAAGTGAAGGGTTTCTGGAATTCGCCGAACTGATCCGGAAAAGCGAATTGAAGGCGGATGATCCGGAATGA
- a CDS encoding ABC-2 transporter permease: MFNLIRRDVILQKRQLLVFIPFIVFFIIMDSHPALIFLVASIFIPFNTYAYDEKAETNILLNSLPYTRNEIVASRYLGAIVYMMLSIGVTSLALFVLNKPFAMMDIGLGSGLFLLFASFTFPLFYIFKPGYISAAVLISFLLLAGIGPQTVIFLAKHATAITQFIDNLSIPVLYTGAAFLIMTLYALSWITTTIIYQRKAF; this comes from the coding sequence ATGTTTAACTTGATTAGGCGCGATGTTATCCTACAGAAAAGACAGCTGCTCGTCTTTATCCCTTTTATCGTTTTTTTTATCATCATGGACTCGCACCCGGCGCTGATTTTTCTCGTCGCGAGCATTTTCATCCCGTTTAATACGTATGCGTACGATGAAAAAGCGGAGACAAATATTTTACTGAATTCCTTGCCCTATACACGTAACGAGATCGTCGCCTCACGCTATCTTGGAGCCATCGTGTATATGATGTTGTCCATCGGAGTGACAAGTCTGGCGCTATTTGTGCTGAATAAACCGTTTGCGATGATGGATATCGGGTTGGGCAGCGGCTTATTTTTATTATTCGCTTCGTTCACTTTTCCGTTGTTTTATATATTCAAACCCGGATACATTTCCGCGGCTGTGCTCATCAGTTTTCTCTTGTTGGCAGGCATCGGGCCGCAAACGGTAATATTTTTAGCCAAACATGCAACGGCCATCACTCAATTCATCGACAATTTGTCCATACCGGTTTTGTATACGGGAGCAGCCTTTTTGATTATGACACTTTACGCGCTTTCCTGGATAACGACGACAATCATTTACCAGCGAAAGGCGTTCTGA
- a CDS encoding ABC transporter ATP-binding protein has product MEHVVELTNVTKHFKGFSVKNIDLQVKQGFVTGFIGANGAGKSTTIKMMMNLLRPDAGEVKLFGLDYATHEKAIKERIGFVYDGNVFFEGLNLKDIKRIVAPAYKRWDDALFNRYINQFELPLNKSVKKFSKGMQMKASLAIALSHHAELIIMDEPTAGLDPIFRRELLELLQELMVDGNRTIFFSTHITTDLNRIADYIAFIQEGELVFNQSIHDVAENFALVKGRNELLDRDTEKEFVHIHQAPTGFEALTDNVRAVQQIFGDSVVMERASLEDIMYYMKGRNSYV; this is encoded by the coding sequence ATGGAACATGTGGTTGAATTAACAAATGTAACCAAGCATTTTAAAGGCTTCTCTGTAAAAAATATCGATTTGCAAGTGAAGCAAGGCTTTGTCACCGGTTTCATCGGAGCGAATGGGGCCGGGAAGTCGACGACGATCAAAATGATGATGAATTTATTAAGGCCGGATGCCGGCGAGGTGAAGTTGTTCGGCTTGGACTACGCAACGCATGAAAAGGCGATCAAGGAGCGCATCGGGTTTGTCTACGACGGCAATGTGTTTTTTGAAGGGCTGAATTTGAAAGATATCAAACGGATTGTGGCGCCGGCTTACAAACGATGGGATGATGCCTTATTTAATCGGTATATCAACCAATTCGAATTGCCGCTGAACAAATCGGTGAAGAAATTCTCGAAGGGGATGCAGATGAAGGCCTCCTTAGCAATTGCGCTGTCGCATCATGCGGAGCTGATCATCATGGATGAGCCGACCGCGGGGTTGGACCCGATTTTCAGGCGGGAGCTGTTGGAGCTTTTACAGGAATTAATGGTGGATGGCAACCGAACCATATTTTTCTCCACCCATATTACGACAGATTTGAATCGGATTGCAGATTACATCGCCTTCATCCAGGAAGGGGAATTGGTGTTCAATCAATCCATTCACGATGTAGCCGAAAACTTTGCGCTTGTCAAAGGGAGAAATGAACTGTTGGACCGGGATACGGAAAAAGAATTCGTTCATATTCATCAAGCGCCGACTGGATTTGAGGCACTGACGGATAATGTCCGGGCGGTGCAACAGATTTTCGGAGACTCTGTCGTTATGGAACGGGCATCTTTGGAAGATATCATGTACTACATGAAAGGAAGGAATAGCTATGTTTAA
- a CDS encoding GntR family transcriptional regulator: MQIIISNSSKEPIYEQITKQIKSSILAGELQEGAALPSIRQLAKDLQISVITTKRAYEELEKAGFIYSIVGKGSFIAEQNLEVIREKKLKVIEEQLSAVITNSREIGLSLDELQQLLKILNEE; the protein is encoded by the coding sequence ATGCAGATTATTATTTCCAACAGTTCGAAGGAGCCGATTTATGAACAGATTACGAAGCAGATCAAATCGTCCATTTTAGCGGGGGAGTTGCAGGAGGGGGCGGCATTGCCTTCCATCCGCCAGCTCGCCAAGGATTTGCAGATCAGTGTCATTACGACGAAGCGGGCCTATGAGGAGTTGGAAAAAGCGGGTTTCATCTATTCCATTGTCGGCAAAGGCTCTTTTATCGCAGAGCAGAATCTGGAAGTCATCCGGGAGAAGAAGTTGAAGGTCATTGAGGAACAGTTGAGCGCGGTCATTACAAATAGCAGGGAAATCGGCCTATCCCTGGACGAACTGCAACAGCTATTGAAAATTTTAAATGAGGAGTGA
- a CDS encoding DUF2087 domain-containing protein, whose product MDISDQFWNATLDELKQGYREEANSYTCLLCGEEIEKGIIYPVDGIFYEAERYIRIHIERTHQSVFEYLLNLDKKLTGLTDHQNLLLRHFYEGKSDKEIQTEMGIGSTSTIRHHRFSLKEKERQAKTFLAIMELLKEKDQYAPAFVPPHKTAKMVDDRYAVTEEERREIVQKFLPEGTQGRLTKFPPKEKQRYIVLREMAKRFDRDTTYTEHEVNQMLESMYDDYIKIRRYLIEYGFLGRKPDGSQYWLNQ is encoded by the coding sequence GTGGATATTTCAGATCAGTTTTGGAACGCCACGTTGGATGAACTGAAACAGGGATATAGGGAAGAGGCGAATTCCTATACTTGCCTGTTATGCGGGGAGGAAATTGAAAAAGGGATCATATACCCGGTTGATGGGATCTTTTACGAAGCAGAGCGATATATCCGGATTCATATCGAGCGTACCCACCAATCCGTTTTTGAGTATCTCCTGAATTTGGATAAGAAACTGACAGGGCTTACCGATCATCAGAATCTCCTGCTCCGTCATTTTTACGAGGGGAAGAGCGATAAAGAGATCCAAACGGAAATGGGGATCGGCAGCACTTCCACAATTAGGCATCACCGTTTTTCATTAAAAGAGAAAGAGCGCCAGGCGAAGACCTTTTTAGCGATCATGGAGCTGTTAAAGGAAAAAGATCAATACGCGCCAGCCTTTGTCCCGCCCCATAAAACAGCCAAAATGGTCGATGATCGCTATGCCGTCACGGAAGAGGAGCGACGTGAGATCGTCCAAAAGTTTTTACCGGAAGGGACCCAAGGCCGATTGACCAAATTCCCGCCTAAAGAAAAACAGCGATATATCGTTCTGCGGGAAATGGCCAAACGATTCGATCGTGACACGACCTATACCGAACATGAAGTCAATCAAATGTTGGAAAGTATGTATGACGATTATATAAAGATTCGGCGCTATTTAATCGAATATGGCTTTTTAGGAAGAAAGCCCGATGGAAGTCAATATTGGCTGAACCAATAA
- a CDS encoding GIY-YIG nuclease family protein, giving the protein MERKKQLKQMYKETPIEGGIFQIKNNENGKLFVGSTRNFKTINGLKFSLEAGTAPPTTTELQQDWSHFGASAFSIDKLETLKKKDEPYFNEKEALQEMENKWLDQLQPYGERGYNRKK; this is encoded by the coding sequence ATGGAGAGAAAAAAGCAGTTAAAACAGATGTACAAGGAAACCCCGATAGAAGGCGGCATTTTTCAAATAAAAAATAATGAAAACGGTAAACTATTCGTCGGCAGCACAAGGAATTTCAAAACAATAAACGGACTGAAATTCAGTTTGGAAGCCGGCACTGCCCCACCGACAACTACAGAACTTCAGCAAGACTGGAGTCATTTTGGCGCAAGTGCGTTCAGCATCGACAAACTTGAAACTCTCAAAAAGAAAGACGAACCATACTTTAATGAAAAAGAAGCATTGCAGGAAATGGAAAACAAATGGCTAGACCAGCTTCAACCTTATGGCGAAAGAGGATACAACCGAAAGAAGTAA